One window from the genome of Hordeum vulgare subsp. vulgare unplaced genomic scaffold, MorexV3_pseudomolecules_assembly, whole genome shotgun sequence encodes:
- the LOC123415178 gene encoding rust resistance kinase Lr10-like: MAMPTALKALTLLFVLAVLAPDQSEGRHHRRDCPSFSCGPHGNVSSPFRRASDPPGCGYKSYELVCSDTKAIIRIRSAPYYVSGINYNDATFWVLDADLDLYSSCPLPQWNPPSHLTDVNQGMVELSPVSYTEACFVDNEMYVLVACLSTNDSFVYVLTGYGVCGIEYLELSCGYLSMTRLTWEVDVQQPLYNVSYADVVKSMRSGFAIRFPYPITLRRMSFDECLFLWTLYVLAPLSVLIFLAYKYWQARITIDAVERFLRMQQVLGPRRYAYTDITAITGHFRDKLGQGGYGSVYKGVLLPGNVHVAIKMLVSSSNCNGEDFISQVSTIGRIHHVNVVRLVGFCPEELRQALVYEYMSGGSLDKGIDYLHQGCEMQILHFDIKPHNILLDSNFVPKIADFGLAKLYPRDNSFVPSRALRGTIGYIAPEMISRSFGVISSKSDVYSFGMLLLEMAGGRRNADPNAANSSQSYYPSWVYDKLTAPVVDAICPVASMHELEKKLCIVGLWCIQMKSHDRPTMSEVIDMLEGGFDGLQMPSRPFFCDDDHTAVPDSYPLLSELTEISEEDDE, translated from the exons ATGGCGATGCCCACTGCCCTTAAGGCCTTAACTCTCTTGTTTGTGCTTGCAGTCCTTGCACCAGATCAGTCAGAAGGACGGCATCATCGGCGTGATTGTCCTTCTTTCTCGTGCGGCCCTCATGGAAATGTATCGTCTCCGTTTCGTCGGGCAAGTGATCCACCTGGCTGCGGCTATAAATCTTATGAGCTGGTTTGCAGTGATACTAAGGCTATAATTCGCATCCGAAGTGCGCCATACTATGTGTCTGGCATCAACTACAACGATGCTACCTTCTGGGTACTTGATGCCGACCTGGATTTATACAGCAGCTGTCCTCTGCCTCAATGGAATCCTCCTTCTCATCTTACAGATGTAAACCAAGGCATGGTCGAATTGTCCCCCGTTAGTTATACTGAAGCTTGTTTTGTGGACAATGAGATGTACGTCCTTGTTGCTTGCCTGAGCACCAATGATTCTTTTGTTTACGTGTTAACTGGCTATGGAGTGTGTGGAATCGAGTACCTTGAGCTTTCTTGTGGGTACTTGTCCATGACTCGTCTAACTTGGGAGGTCGACGTTCAGCAGCCGCTATATAATGTAAGTTATGCAGATGTCGTGAAATCCATGAGGAGTGGATTCGCCATTCGATTTCCTTATCCTATAACTCTTAGGAGGATGAGCTTCGATGAATGCCTATTTCTTTGGACATT ATATGTTTTGGCACCACTGTCTGTGTTGATCTTCTTGGCCTACAAGTACTGGCAAGCAAGGATCACGATCGATGCAGTCGAGAGATTTCTCCGGATGCAACAAGTGCTTGGCCCGAGGAGGTATGCTTACACAGACATCACCGCGATCACAGGCCATTTCAGAGACAAGCTGGGCCAAGGTGGGTATGGGTCCGTGTACAAGGGTGTGCTGCTCCCAGGCAATGTCCATGTGGCCATCAAGATGCTGGTGAGCAGCTCTAATTGTAATGGAGAAGATTTTATCAGTCAGGTTTCAACCATTGGCAGGATCCACCATGTTAATGTGGTGCGTTTAGTGGGCTTCTGCCCGGAGGAACTGAGACAAGCACTCGTCTATGAGTACATGTCAGGAGGTTCTCTAGACAA GGGTATCGACTACCTGCATCAGGGGTGCGAGATGCAGATTCTACACTTTGATATCAAGCCGCACAACATCCTTCTTGACAGCAATTTTGTCCCAAAAATTGCTGATTTCGGTCTCGCCAAACTATACCCAAGGGACAACAGCTTTGTGCCATCGAGAGCTCTACGGGGAACAATTGGGTACATAGCTCCTGAGATGATATCCAGGAGCTTTGGTGTCATATCGAGCAAGTCTGACGTTTACAGCTTTGGAATGTTGTTGTTGGAGATGGCTGGAGGAAGAAGGAACGCTGATCCAAATGCGGCGAACTCAAGCCAGTCTTACTACCCATCATGGGTGTATGACAAACTAACTGCTCCAGTAGTAGATGCGATATGTCCAGTTGCAAGCATGCATGAATTGGAGAAGAAGCTGTGCATCGTTGGATTATGGTGCATTCAGATGAAGTCACATGACAGGCCAACGATGAGCGAGGTCATAGACATGTTGGAAGGTGGCTTTGATGGCCTGCAGATGCCTTCCAGGCCATTCTTCTGCGACGACGATCACACCGCTGTCCCGGATTCTTACCCTTTGTTGTCCGAGCTGACAGAGATCTCGGAGGAGGATGATGAgtag